Proteins co-encoded in one Nitratireductor kimnyeongensis genomic window:
- a CDS encoding ABC transporter ATP-binding protein produces the protein MTDGSAIKTGEAVLSLDHLHKAFGALKVTDDVTLDVRSGEIHALIGPNGAGKSTLIAQICGELQSDSGRVHFRGRDLTDLSAFKRARLGLGRSFQTTQLCLEFSVLEHVILSLDCMEGGSFNLFTNPRNDAALREEAMHWIGKAGLAGRENRQVANLAHGERRQLELAVALARKPHVLVLDEPMAGMGAEESARMVDLLQELKGEYPMLLVEHDMDAVFTLADRVSVLVYGRIIFTGTVDEVRQDAEVRSAYLGDEAC, from the coding sequence ATGACTGATGGATCGGCAATCAAGACGGGCGAGGCAGTCCTTTCGCTCGACCACCTGCACAAGGCATTTGGCGCGCTCAAGGTCACCGACGATGTCACGCTCGACGTGCGCAGTGGCGAAATCCACGCGCTGATCGGGCCGAATGGCGCCGGCAAATCCACCCTAATCGCGCAGATCTGCGGCGAGTTGCAGTCGGACTCCGGCCGTGTGCATTTCAGGGGGCGCGACCTGACCGACCTCAGCGCCTTCAAACGCGCAAGGCTTGGGCTCGGGCGTTCATTCCAGACAACGCAACTCTGCCTCGAATTCAGCGTGCTCGAACATGTCATCCTTTCACTCGACTGCATGGAAGGCGGATCGTTCAATCTCTTCACCAATCCGCGGAACGATGCCGCGCTTCGGGAAGAAGCGATGCACTGGATCGGCAAGGCGGGACTGGCGGGCCGCGAAAACCGGCAGGTCGCCAATCTCGCGCACGGCGAGCGCCGTCAGCTCGAATTGGCTGTGGCACTTGCGCGCAAGCCGCATGTGCTGGTTCTGGACGAGCCCATGGCCGGCATGGGAGCGGAGGAATCCGCCCGCATGGTCGACCTGCTTCAGGAGTTGAAGGGCGAGTACCCCATGCTGCTGGTCGAGCATGACATGGATGCCGTGTTCACTCTCGCCGACCGTGTCAGTGTTCTGGTCTATGGCCGGATCATCTTTACCGGCACGGTGGACGAAGTGCGGCAGGATGCGGAGGTCCGCAGCGCCTATCTGGGAGACGAAGCATGCTGA
- a CDS encoding ABC transporter ATP-binding protein: MLKVTGLEAGYGVSQVLFGMEFEVPRGSVTSLIGRNGMGKTTTIHTILGMVRARGGDILLEGDSITALQPNAIARRGIGLVPEGRRVFPSLTVEENLVATSRPGGADGWNLKRIYDLFPRLKERSGQFAATLSGGEQQMLAVGRALLTNPALLILDEATEGLAPVIRADIWATLRQLKELGQSILVVDKNLKEMAPLVDRHHIVEKGRVVWQGSPQELAANEDLAHRYLGV, from the coding sequence ATGCTGAAGGTAACAGGTCTCGAAGCGGGATACGGCGTCAGCCAGGTGCTGTTCGGTATGGAATTCGAGGTGCCGCGCGGTTCCGTTACGTCGCTGATCGGACGTAACGGCATGGGCAAGACCACAACCATTCACACCATTCTAGGCATGGTGCGTGCGCGCGGAGGCGACATCCTGCTTGAAGGCGACAGCATCACCGCCCTGCAGCCCAATGCGATTGCCCGGCGTGGCATTGGTCTCGTGCCGGAGGGGCGGCGCGTCTTCCCCTCGCTCACAGTGGAGGAAAATCTGGTTGCCACTTCCCGACCGGGCGGTGCGGACGGCTGGAACCTCAAACGCATCTACGATCTCTTTCCGCGCCTGAAGGAGCGGAGCGGCCAGTTTGCCGCGACACTTTCGGGCGGCGAGCAGCAGATGCTGGCCGTGGGCCGCGCGCTCCTGACCAATCCCGCGCTCCTGATCCTCGACGAAGCAACGGAGGGACTTGCACCCGTCATCCGCGCCGACATCTGGGCGACGCTGCGCCAGTTGAAGGAACTCGGTCAGTCGATCCTCGTGGTCGACAAGAACCTGAAAGAAATGGCCCCGCTCGTCGACCGGCACCACATCGTCGAAAAGGGCAGGGTGGTCTGGCAGGGCTCGCCGCAGGAACTGGCGGCCAATGAAGACCTTGCCCATCGCTATCTGGGGGTATGA
- a CDS encoding alpha/beta hydrolase — MDAASPLYRGMDQPTLEREYNARESVASYEAEHARYIAESERVRQGCVAECDIVYDPQSGETLDLYPAGEGSPVFLWIHGGYWRGGSKDDNAFAAGGLTAHGISVAVMNYTLAPEVGIGEMVRQVRSAVAWLRKHGAERGFDVERIHVGGSSAGGHLAGMVLADGWLQDFDLPPDTIGTVLALSGLHELEPLEHTQVKGWMRFDTASIAENSPIRHIPATSGARLIASVGGLETGEFIRQTLDYAAAWKAAGHAAKVIDMPSHNHFDIALSLCEPDGVLVEAVRASIVRDAQGEIT, encoded by the coding sequence ATGGATGCCGCATCACCCCTTTACCGGGGCATGGACCAGCCGACGCTGGAGCGCGAATACAATGCGCGCGAAAGCGTCGCCTCCTACGAGGCCGAACACGCCCGCTACATTGCCGAGAGCGAACGCGTCCGGCAAGGCTGCGTTGCGGAGTGCGATATCGTCTACGATCCGCAGAGCGGCGAGACGCTCGATTTATACCCGGCGGGTGAAGGCAGCCCCGTCTTCCTGTGGATCCACGGTGGCTACTGGCGCGGTGGCTCGAAGGATGACAATGCCTTTGCAGCGGGCGGCCTGACAGCACACGGCATCTCGGTGGCCGTGATGAACTATACGCTGGCGCCAGAGGTCGGTATTGGCGAAATGGTGCGTCAGGTGCGCAGCGCTGTTGCCTGGCTCAGGAAACATGGCGCGGAGCGCGGCTTCGATGTCGAGCGAATCCATGTCGGCGGCTCCTCCGCTGGCGGGCATCTGGCGGGCATGGTTCTTGCCGATGGCTGGCTTCAGGATTTTGACCTCCCGCCGGACACGATAGGTACGGTGCTCGCCCTGAGTGGGCTGCACGAGCTCGAACCCCTAGAGCACACGCAGGTGAAGGGCTGGATGCGGTTCGACACGGCCTCGATCGCTGAAAACTCTCCGATCCGCCACATTCCCGCGACATCCGGGGCGCGGCTGATTGCCTCGGTCGGTGGGCTCGAGACAGGCGAGTTCATCCGTCAGACGCTGGACTATGCCGCGGCCTGGAAGGCAGCAGGCCATGCGGCGAAGGTGATCGACATGCCGTCGCACAATCATTTCGATATTGCACTCAGCCTTTGCGA